One Rosa chinensis cultivar Old Blush chromosome 5, RchiOBHm-V2, whole genome shotgun sequence genomic region harbors:
- the LOC112164307 gene encoding uncharacterized protein LOC112164307, giving the protein MSAAALQIQTLEDEDSQWGGSSEGRTYKARERELMDLRLKAQYFTDPCRYEPNIFRRRYRMQPWVFDKMMRDVANYDPYFVQTRDACGRLSLSTEQKLTCAMRMLAYGITTDFCDDYLDIAKTTAIEIFEHFTKAIWNVYHETYLRRPTPADL; this is encoded by the coding sequence ATGTCTGCTGCTGCCTTGCAAATCCAAACTCTGGAAGATGAGGATTCACAATGGGGTGGTTCTTCAGAAGGTCGTACCTATAAGGCCAGGGAACGAGAACTGATGGATCTTCGACTCAAAGCTCAATATTTCACGGATCCGTGCAGGTATGAACCAAACATATTTCGCAGGCGATATAGAATGCAACCTTGGGTCTTTGATAAGATGATGCGCGATGTGGCCAACTACGACCCATACTTTGTTCAAACAAGAGATGCTTGTGGGAGACTCAGCTTATCCACTGAACAAAAGCTGACATGCGCCATGAGAATGCTTGCGTATGGCATCACAACTGATTTCTGTGATGATTACCTAGATATTGCGAAGACCACTGCCATTGAGATTTTTGAGCACTTCACAAAAGCAATATGGAATGTGTACCATGAGACTTACCTCCGCCGACCAACACCGGCAGATTTGTGA